From the genome of Primulina huaijiensis isolate GDHJ02 chromosome 11, ASM1229523v2, whole genome shotgun sequence:
TACTGGATTATGTGCAATTGAAATTGCTGCTCTATTGTCACAGTGCATCTTCATTGGCACTGACTCTGAAATCTTCAActctaataataatttcttaatccACAAAACCTCACAAATTCCCTGTGCTAAGGATCTGAACTCGGCTTCTGCGCTGCTTCGAGCTACCACATTCTGTTTCTTGCTACGCCAGGTGACTAAATTGCCACCCACAAATGAGCAATATCCCGAAGTAGACCTTCTATCAATTACACTTCCCGCCCAGTCTGCATCAGTATAGGCTTCAACTTGCAGATGTCCCTGACGTTTAAACAGAAGACCTTTACCTGGTGTTCCCTTCAGATACCTTAGGATCCTGTGCACTGCTTCGAAATGTTCTGACCCAGGCGAGTGCATGAATTGGCTGACTACACTAACCGGGAAGGCTATATCAGGTCGAGTGTGTGATAAATAAATGAGCCTCCCGACAAGTCTCTGATAGCGCTCCCTCTCCTTTACGGATTCTGTCCCTGCTGGTTGCAGTTTGACGTTGGGCTCCATAGGCGTCTCAGCCGGTTTACATCCTAGCATACCTGTTTCAGTTAACAAATCAAGGACATATTTGCGTTGATTGACAAATATACCTTCCTTGGATCTTGCAAACTCCATTCCAAGAAAGTATTTCAACACACCCAAGTCCTTGATTTCGAATTCTTTTGCAAGCCTCTCTTTAAGCTCTCCAAGTTCCTCGTAGTCGCTCCCTGTTAagatgatatcatcaacatatacaattAACACAGCAGTTTTACCTTCCTTTGAGTGTTTGTAAAACATGGTGTGATCAGCTTGACTTTGAACATAACCAAGTCGCTTCACAGCCTTGCCAAAACGTTCAAACCATGCCCTCGGAGACTGCTTAAGTCCATACAGGGACTTCTTCAGTCTACACACCTTGCCAAGTCCAAACTTTGGTTCAAAACCCGGAGGGAGTCTCATAAACACCTCTTCATCTAGATCTCCATTTAGGAAGGCATTTTTAACATCCAACTGATACAAGGGCCAATTGAGATTAACCGCAAGTGACAGCAGTACTCGAATTGAGTTAATTTTTGCAACAGGAGCAAATGTTTCCTGGTAATCTATTCCGTATGTCTGCGTAAAGCCTTTTGCTACAAGCCTCGCCTTATATCTCTCTACACTACCATCCGCCTTGCTCTTTATTGTGAAAACCCATTTGCATCCTACTATCTTCTGATCCTTAGGTGCTTCAACAATTTCCCAAGTATCATTCTTCTTTAAGGCCTTCATTTCTTCGAACACTGCTAATCTCCAATCCTGGTCCTCTAGTGCTTCCTGAATGTTTCTAGGCACAACATGTTTCAAGATATTAGTAGTAAATGCCTTATGTGTTTCGGATAAATGATCATAGGTTATATATCTAGCAATGGGGTATTTGGTGCAGGTTCGAGTACCTTTTCGAAGGGCAATGGGAAGGTCCAGATCATTTTCTTGTGGGACAATTGGGGTTGGACTTTCGAGACTGACACTGGAAGGCTCAGGAATAACAGATAAAGGGATGTTTTTCTGTGGGTGAGGGAAAAAATAGGTACCTGGAGTATCCATAGTTCCTTTGCCCGGGGCTTCCAATGAAGCTTGTGCTGGAATGATTAATTCATCTCCGCTTTTTCTGAGGACATTTCTCCTAGAATAAACAATAGGTTCAAGGATATTTCGATTTTTTCCCATTCGTAGTATTTCCTTTTCCGACAGATCAATTTCACGGTCGACAATTGTGGATTCAGACTCCccattttgttcattttgaaaattaagaGGTTGGTCAATTACCAAATTTGGAAGAGGTTCGGATATTTCCCAAAAATTTGGTTCCCCTATATTATTCTCCCCCTGAAttaaatttttggtaaaatatggttttgtttcCATGAAGGTGGCATCCATCGTGATAAAAAACCGTTTCGTGAGAGGATTAAAAAATTTGTAGCCTTTGCGATTTGCAGCATAtcctaaaaaaacatatttttctgcCCTAGGATCCAATTTCGACCGGGATCTCTTAGGTATGTGAACATATGCGGTGCAACCAAATATTTTTAGTGGTAAATCCGAATTGATTCGAGATTccggaaaaaaaattttcaaacagcCCAGCGGagtgatgtattttaaaactCGTGTAGGCATCCTATTAATTAAATATGCTGCAGTTAAAATAGCATCTCCCCACAGGTATTTTGGAACATTCATGTAAAACATTATGGCCCTAGCAACTTCAAGTAAGTGCTTATTTTTCCTTTCCGATACCCCATTTTGTTCTGGAGTGTCAGGACAGGTTGACTGATGTAATACGCCCTTTTCCTTCAAAAAAGTCTCCACATATTGATTGAAATACTCTGTTCCATTACCGGTTCTCAAAATGcttatttttgtttgaaattggttttcaatcaaattgtaaaattctttaaaaattttccaaCTTCAGTTTTTTTGCTCATTAAAAATACCCAACACAATCTAGCATGGTCATCTGTAAAAGTTACAAACCATTTTTTTCCAGATGATGTAGTTACCTTTGAGGGTCCCCATACATCACTGTGAAATAAGTAAAAAGGTTTTGATTCAAGATAAGGTTTAGAAACATATGTTCTACGTTGACTTTTTGCAAGAACACAACATTCACAATGAAAATCCAAgggattcatttttttaaacaagtCAGGAAACAAATGTTTCATATATGAAAAACTGGGGTGGCCTAAACGGCAATGCCAGACCATTATTTGATCACGAACAGAAAGGGAACTAATACTACTAAGCCcttgaacaattttattaccAGGTAAAATATTCTCGAAATAGTAAAGGCCATTAACCATTCTAGCACTGCCAATCGTCTTCCCCGAGCTCCGGCTCTGAAAAATACAATGAGAGTCACAAAAAACCACAAGACAGTTAGAGTCTTTGGATGATTTGCTAACTGACAAAAGGTTGCAGGTGAGTTTAGGTACATAGAGAACAGACTTAAGGTCTattttttcagaaatttggaCCAAACCTTTTCCGGCAATAGGTGAAAAACTTCCATCTGCAACCCTAACTTTTCTATTTTCAGAACACGGTGAGTATAGTTTTAACAAGTTCAAGGAGTGGGTCATATGATCAGATGCTCCAGAATCAATTATCCATGGAGTAGAAATTCCGAAACCACAAGGAAAGGCATTTATTTCGTTACCTGTATGTGCCACCGAGACACTAGGAGCACTGGACGATGGATTAGATTTTATCAGTGCTAGTAACTGCTCCAGCTGCTCTTTAGTGATGGTGCTGGCAGCAGTCTCGGCCTCATTTGCAGTGGGAAAGGCACGGCCCGTTTTCTCCCCTGTTCTGCCCTTGAAGTTGGCAGGTTTGCCATGAATCTTCCAGCAGGTTTCTCGGGTGTGACGCGGCCTGTTGCAATAGTCACACCATACACTTGGTTTCTCCTCTGGTTTACGGAGGTTGGCAGCACCTCTGCGCATGTTCAGGCCTGTAGAAGCAAGAGCAGAACCTTCAACAGTAGCAGCAGGTCCCTTCTTGCCGAGCATAACATTCCTCCGGCTCTCCTCCCTCCTCACTTCAGAGAAGACTTCGCCAAGGGATGGCAGCGGCCTCCTACCGATAATTCTCCCCCTCACCTCGTCGAACTCAACATTGAGGCCAGCCAAGAACTTGAAGATACGATCATCTTCCACTGTTTTCTTGTGGTGCTGTCCATCTTCAGCATTCTTCCACTCATAAGCATCAAAAGTATCAAGGTCCTGCCAGATTCTCTTCAAGGAGTTGAAGTACTTGGTGACTGTTTCTTCTCCTTGCCGTAATTCACCAAGTTTGAGAGTCAACTCAAAAATTTGGGACTGATTCCCTAAATCAGAATACATCTGATTTATATTTTCCCATAGCTCATATGCCGTAGGAAAACACATATAATTTGTGCCAATCTCCTCTTCCATGGAGTTTACCAGCCACGTCATTACCATGGAATTTTCGGCATCCCATGTAGCATACATTGGGTCATCTTCTGACAGAGCTTTCTTGTCACCCGTTAAATATCCCATCTTTCCTCGGCCCCGGATATACATTCTCACCGACTGAGACCATCGCAAGAAGTTGTCGCCGTTCAGCTTGATGGTGGTTATTTGAACAGGGTGTGAATCAGAGGTTGTTTTTTGCAGATCTCTAGTCACTGTGGGTTGTGAGGAAGGCTGAGGAATGGTGGTGGATTCGCTAGAATGTTCTGACATGGTTCTGGCTTAGGTTAATGGCGCAGAAAATTCTGGGCAGAATGGggctgctctgataccaacttgAAAGAGGTAATTGAGGGAATGAATCTTTTCTTCTATTGAGATTGCCTTTATAGTAATTTACAGCATAATTACANNNNNNNNNNNNNNNNNNNNNNNNNNNNNNNNNNNNNNNNNNNNNNNNNNNNNNNNNNNNNNNNNNNNNNNNNNNNNNNNNNNNNNNNNNNNNNNNNNNNactcagttttaatatgttggattatttttaagttggtatttgaaataatatttccttccgctgttattttaaagttgaaattatttacatgtttattttgaagcaagttatttatttatttagaaaaattttaataattccgcaaaaatatgaatacgaaatacgggccttttcaATTTGTATACTCATTcaagctgaatagataaagttcttgaatttgCAAAAGGTATCATGAGGTCTGCttctcaacgtaagatcatgaaactcattggGAAGTGTATTATACGAATTAGCcatctaaaataaggataaaagtcgcttgaacttgagactaacaaatgtgatgtaaacgtcatgtttcattagtAAAGATacggagatgtccattcatacagatgtatgatcatttgatgatgcactgaacaactctccatcgaactgtccaagtggttatcatttatcgagtggaatagtccgcggttatggttgtacatcattagtcattTGACCCAGGACTAGCATGCACTTTTGAACCATTTACCGACTCTATTGAAGGTCATCAGGTGgtgaggttgggtatagtttcgAAATACATAAGAACAAATACATTGTAGCCGGGGATTAACCGTCTACCCACTGACGAAGATATCATATGttatctgatgagttaatagtgtaaGGAAGCTCTGGTCAGAGTTAAGAAATGTGCATTTTAGAAAAATGTTTCCTTAGTTACACATATCATGTcaatattattactcaaagatatatcacatcgttatcgaattcatttgcaactctccatataccaatggttgcatattcgatcgggatatatgagttgaaggggtCGTATTGTACACTAACCATAATTTAAGGTTCTTGCAcgcactatcagtgatatctaGGAGATCATGAGACGATactactagatgctcttaccatgatccgatgcgTGCAATACTTCAGTTTTCACATTCTTGAGCAAGGTGTAGATGAAAAAAATGAGCCTAATTAGTGTAAGCCCGAATAtgataaatgttattctgaattacatgaagttgtgaacccacagATAGCTGTATCCCATAACTAtcgagggccacacaagtatcggattttgtgttcccgttgagataatcaaGTTCAAAGGAATTAAATTTGGAAACTGtagtttgatgaagatcaaacTGATTGATTATAAAAGAGCTTATAAGGTAATTTCATACGTTGGAAGATGTAGTTAGCTTAACTACTAATTAAATGAAGAGTTTGGAACTGACTGTTTTAGTAAAGGAGTTCACAAAACTTTTAGCTGCAAAAAATAAATCagtagaaaattttgatctttgaaattttcaattttcattatatcaaCAAGATTTGCCAAGCTGAGAGCATGGGCTCCAGTAAGcaaaaaacatacaaattttgaaaatatatgtgAGTGGTGTTGGG
Proteins encoded in this window:
- the LOC140988442 gene encoding uncharacterized protein yields the protein MSEHSSESTTIPQPSSQPTVTRDLQKTTSDSHPVQITTIKLNGDNFLRWSQSVRMYIRGRGKMGYLTGDKKALSEDDPMYATWDAENSMVMTWLVNSMEEEIGTNYMCFPTAYELWENINQMYSDLGNQSQIFELTLKLGELRQGEETVTKYFNSLKRIWQDLDTFDAYEWKNAEDGQHHKKTVEDDRIFKFLAGLNVEFDEVRGRIIGRRPLPSLGEVFSEVRREESRRNVMLGKKGPAATVEGSALASTGLNMRRGAANLRKPEEKPSVWCDYCNRPRHTRETCWKIHGKPANFKGRTGEKTGRAFPTANEAETAASTITKEQLEQLLALIKSNPSSSAPSVSVAHTGNEINAFPCGFGISTPWIIDSGASDHMTHSLNLLKLYSPCSENRKVRVADGSFSPIAGKGLVQISEKIDLKSVLYSRSSGKTIGSARMVNGLYYFENILPGNKIVQGLSSISSLSVRDQIMGENNIGEPNFWEISEPLPNLVIDQPLNFQNEQNGESESTIVDREIDLSEKEILRMGKNRNILEPIVYSRRNVLRKSGDELIIPAQASLEAPGKGTMDTPGTYFFPHPQKNIPLSVIPEPSSVSLESPTPIVPQENDLDLPIALRKGTRTCTKYPIARYITYDHLSETHKAFTTNILKHVVPRNIQEALEDQDWRLAVFEEMKALKKNDTWEIVEAPKDQKIVGCKWVFTIKSKADGSVERYKARLVAKGFTQTYGIDYQETFAPVAKINSIRVLLSLAVNLNWPLYQLDVKNAFLNGDLDEEVFMRLPPGFEPKFGLGKVCRLKKSLYGLKQSPRAWFERFGKAVKRLGYVQSQADHTMFYKHSKEGKTAVLIVYVDDIILTGSDYEELGELKERLAKEFEIKDLGVLKYFLGMEFARSKEGIFVNQRKYVLDLLTETGMLGCKPAETPMEPNVKLQPAGTESVKERERYQRLVGRLIYLSHTRPDIAFPVSVVSQFMHSPGSEHFEAVHRILRYLKGTPGKGLLFKRQGHLQVEAYTDADWAGSVIDRRSTSGYCSFVGGNLVTWRSKKQNVVARSSAEAEFRSLAQGICEVLWIKKLLLELKISESVPMKMHCDNRAAISIAHNPVLHDRTKHVEVDKHFIKEKIDNSVICVDYVSTKEQVADLLTKGLHKRQFEWLVSKLGFDGEIGHWSEISRRWRSEIKVGQGWPVKVGGVRTIKEEEVAANKIMRKERSISTSFMVSFKEQEVSDNFLSPFLFAICLEGLTRKLSSLGVDTLFRKEILQIAGFQLGVFPFRYLGIPLSMEKLLVVDYGVLVDIISECITAWTRNSCGQVIILRLLGPHFVILGIKREWWNGTTRFEVVE